A portion of the Bifidobacterium sp. ESL0800 genome contains these proteins:
- a CDS encoding alpha-amylase family protein encodes MNDCSKRIWWQVYPLGFCGAPVRPQSDAEREITPRLDRLVNWLDYMKGMGCNGLLLGPIFDSDTHGYDTIDFYRIDPRLGDDMAFDRLVTACHQRGIALMLDGVFNHVGRDFPEFQRELKEAQDEMEAGKSVGHDSDDMFSFSVTQDGTLDYAKFEGHAILPAFNHDAPRVADLVTDVMTYWMRRGVDAWRLDAAMTVPTRFWAKVLPRVRREIPDAWFMGEAIQGDYPQFVRDSTIDTVTQYELWKAIWSSLKDGNFFELDWCLKRHDGFLETFIPQTFIGNHDVTRIASQIQDEGKLALAAVILFTVGGTPSIYYGDERAMLAEKTDGVGGDDKVRPEYPETPEDLSDDGKWMYTLIGRLTSIRSARPWLIDAATEPTLLENRHYAYDVTARDGSAKLHVDLNLDATPHADIYEGVGGAPLLHVEHHT; translated from the coding sequence ATGAATGATTGCAGCAAACGCATCTGGTGGCAGGTTTATCCTTTGGGCTTCTGCGGTGCTCCGGTGCGTCCGCAGTCCGATGCCGAACGTGAAATAACGCCTAGGCTCGATCGTCTGGTCAACTGGCTGGACTACATGAAAGGCATGGGCTGCAACGGGCTTTTGCTCGGGCCGATTTTCGACTCCGACACGCACGGCTACGATACCATCGATTTTTACCGGATCGACCCTCGGCTCGGCGATGACATGGCTTTCGATCGGCTGGTCACCGCCTGTCACCAACGCGGCATCGCGCTGATGCTCGACGGTGTTTTCAACCACGTCGGCAGGGATTTCCCGGAGTTCCAACGCGAGCTCAAAGAAGCGCAAGACGAGATGGAAGCAGGCAAATCCGTCGGACACGACAGCGATGACATGTTCAGCTTCTCCGTGACGCAAGACGGGACGCTTGATTATGCAAAATTCGAAGGTCATGCCATCTTGCCGGCGTTCAACCACGATGCGCCCCGCGTCGCCGATCTGGTGACCGACGTGATGACCTACTGGATGCGACGCGGCGTCGACGCCTGGCGTCTTGACGCGGCCATGACGGTGCCGACGCGGTTCTGGGCGAAAGTCCTGCCGCGCGTGCGCCGTGAGATTCCCGACGCCTGGTTCATGGGCGAGGCCATACAAGGCGATTACCCGCAGTTCGTGCGTGATTCCACCATCGACACCGTCACCCAGTACGAACTGTGGAAAGCGATATGGAGCAGCCTCAAAGACGGTAATTTCTTCGAGCTCGACTGGTGTCTGAAACGTCACGATGGCTTCCTTGAGACCTTCATACCGCAGACCTTCATCGGCAACCATGACGTCACCAGGATCGCCAGCCAGATTCAGGACGAAGGGAAACTCGCTCTGGCGGCCGTGATCCTGTTTACCGTGGGCGGCACCCCGTCGATTTATTACGGCGACGAACGGGCGATGCTGGCAGAGAAAACCGATGGTGTCGGCGGCGACGACAAGGTTCGCCCGGAATACCCCGAGACTCCGGAAGACCTGTCTGACGACGGCAAGTGGATGTATACGCTCATTGGCCGGCTTACCTCGATCAGAAGCGCCCGGCCCTGGCTGATCGACGCCGCTACAGAGCCGACGTTGCTTGAAAACAGGCATTACGCCTACGATGTCACAGCCAGGGATGGCAGCGCCAAACTTCACGTCGATTTGAATCTCGACGCCACCCCACATGCGGATATCTACGAGGGTGTCGGCGGCGCGCCATTGCTGCACGTCGAACACCACACATGA
- the rsfS gene encoding ribosome silencing factor: MAALQSSIDALRLAAAAADRVKATDIVAFDVTGPIAITDAMLIATASSERQVLAVAEEVEKELYTKGGKLEPRNREGLDEARWVLLDYGDFVIHIMHEEERQYYDLERLWQDCPAIDLKLPKAGDDETADGRTGDERG; the protein is encoded by the coding sequence ATGGCAGCACTGCAAAGTTCGATTGATGCCCTGCGTCTGGCCGCCGCGGCGGCCGACAGGGTGAAGGCCACCGATATCGTCGCCTTCGACGTCACCGGCCCCATCGCCATCACCGACGCGATGCTCATCGCCACGGCCTCCAGCGAGCGCCAGGTCCTGGCCGTGGCCGAAGAGGTTGAAAAAGAACTGTACACCAAAGGCGGAAAACTCGAGCCCCGAAACCGCGAAGGTCTTGACGAGGCCCGCTGGGTGCTGCTCGACTACGGTGATTTCGTCATCCACATCATGCATGAGGAAGAGCGTCAATACTACGACCTCGAACGGCTCTGGCAGGACTGCCCGGCCATCGACCTCAAGCTGCCAAAAGCAGGCGATGACGAGACTGCCGACGGCCGAACCGGCGATGAACGCGGCTGA
- the glmU gene encoding bifunctional UDP-N-acetylglucosamine diphosphorylase/glucosamine-1-phosphate N-acetyltransferase GlmU: MALSAAIILAAGEGTRMRSTKPKVLHELAGKTFLERVMASVSALDPATLAVVVHYQADRVAKAAQGYNEHVEIVRQDDIPGTGRAVQCAMNQLDADGELAGPVLIAASDMPLLDSATLDALLAFHKASGNDATVLTAKLDDPTGYGRIIRDSDGSVLRIVEQKDANSSELAVHEINTSVYVFDAAVLARAVQGLDSKNAQGEFYLTDALESARKNGKVGALAAADSLSVEGVNDRVQLAHLSRKHNLRICEAWMREGVTILDPETTWIEDDVQLARDVTVLPGSFLKGHTTVAEDAVVGPYTTLIDAQIDTGATVERSRVQETHIGANANIGPWTYLRPGNVLEEGTKAGAFVEMKKAHIGAGTKVPHLSYMGDAELGENSNVGGGSITANYDGVHKNRTHIGSNVHVGAGNLFVAPVEVGDNVTTGAGSVIRHAVPDDSMVYSENTQHVVEGWKPEWER, from the coding sequence ATGGCATTGAGTGCGGCAATTATTCTCGCGGCCGGTGAAGGCACGCGCATGCGTTCGACCAAGCCGAAAGTGCTTCATGAACTCGCCGGCAAGACCTTCCTTGAACGGGTGATGGCCTCGGTTTCCGCGCTCGATCCCGCCACGCTCGCCGTGGTCGTGCACTATCAGGCCGATCGCGTGGCCAAGGCTGCTCAAGGTTACAACGAGCACGTCGAAATCGTCAGGCAGGACGACATCCCCGGCACCGGACGCGCCGTGCAATGCGCCATGAACCAGCTTGATGCCGACGGCGAGCTCGCCGGCCCCGTGCTCATCGCCGCCAGTGATATGCCCTTGCTCGACTCTGCAACGCTCGATGCCTTGCTCGCGTTCCACAAGGCCAGCGGCAATGATGCCACCGTGCTCACCGCCAAGCTTGACGACCCTACGGGATACGGCCGCATCATTCGCGACAGCGATGGCAGCGTGCTGCGTATCGTCGAGCAGAAGGACGCCAACAGCAGCGAGCTGGCGGTCCACGAGATCAACACCTCCGTCTATGTCTTCGACGCGGCTGTGCTTGCAAGAGCGGTGCAGGGTCTCGACTCGAAGAACGCGCAAGGCGAATTCTACCTGACCGACGCCCTCGAAAGCGCCCGCAAGAACGGCAAGGTCGGCGCTCTCGCGGCGGCGGACTCCCTGAGCGTCGAAGGGGTCAACGACCGCGTACAGCTGGCCCACCTTTCCCGTAAGCACAACCTGCGCATCTGCGAGGCTTGGATGCGCGAAGGCGTCACGATTCTCGACCCGGAAACCACATGGATCGAAGACGACGTCCAGCTGGCGCGTGACGTCACCGTGCTGCCGGGATCCTTCCTGAAAGGGCACACCACCGTCGCCGAAGATGCCGTCGTCGGACCTTACACCACGCTTATCGACGCACAGATCGACACGGGTGCGACCGTCGAGCGCAGTCGCGTGCAGGAAACGCATATCGGCGCCAACGCCAACATCGGCCCGTGGACCTACTTGCGGCCGGGCAACGTGCTTGAAGAAGGCACGAAGGCCGGTGCGTTCGTCGAGATGAAGAAGGCGCATATCGGCGCCGGTACCAAGGTGCCGCACTTAAGCTACATGGGCGACGCCGAGCTGGGGGAGAACTCCAACGTCGGCGGCGGCTCCATCACCGCCAATTACGACGGCGTGCACAAGAACCGCACCCACATCGGCTCGAACGTCCACGTCGGTGCAGGCAATCTTTTCGTCGCACCCGTCGAGGTCGGCGACAATGTCACCACCGGGGCAGGTTCGGTCATCCGCCACGCGGTGCCGGACGATTCAATGGTATATTCGGAAAACACACAACACGTAGTAGAGGGCTGGAAGCCCGAATGGGAGCGTTAA
- a CDS encoding ribose-phosphate diphosphokinase gives MVSAILEGKPSKNLILVTGRAHPQLAADVANQLGIDVLETTAYDFANGEMYVRYTESVRGADVFVLQSHAGDVNKAIMEQLIMIDALKRASARSITAVCPLLGYSRQDKKHLGREPISCRLVFDLLRTAGADRVMSVDLHAAQSQGFFDGPVDHLIAMPVLVDYIRDRFEGNLDNVAVVSPDAGRIRVAEQWAQRLGGGPLAFVHKTRDINRPNHATSNRVVGDVVGKDCVLVDDLIDTGGTIVGACDVLKQAGAKSVTVVATHGVLSDPAVERLKNCGAREVVLTDTVPIDESKRWDGLTVLSIAPLLASAIKAVFEDGSVAKLFDTYPEHHGQGFLFA, from the coding sequence ATGGTGAGCGCAATCCTAGAAGGAAAGCCCAGTAAGAATCTCATTCTCGTCACCGGCAGGGCCCATCCCCAGCTGGCGGCGGACGTCGCCAACCAGCTTGGCATCGACGTTTTGGAGACCACGGCGTACGATTTCGCCAACGGCGAGATGTATGTGCGTTACACCGAATCGGTGCGTGGCGCGGATGTATTTGTATTGCAGAGTCATGCGGGTGACGTCAACAAGGCCATCATGGAACAGCTCATCATGATCGACGCGTTGAAGCGCGCCTCGGCCCGTTCCATCACCGCCGTGTGCCCGCTTTTGGGCTATTCCCGTCAGGACAAGAAACACCTCGGCCGCGAGCCCATCTCATGCCGTCTCGTTTTCGATCTGCTGCGTACCGCTGGCGCCGACCGTGTGATGAGCGTGGACCTGCACGCCGCACAGTCCCAGGGTTTCTTTGACGGTCCGGTCGATCATCTCATTGCCATGCCGGTGCTCGTCGATTACATTCGTGACCGTTTTGAAGGCAATCTCGACAATGTCGCCGTCGTTTCCCCGGATGCCGGCCGTATCCGTGTGGCCGAGCAGTGGGCGCAGCGCTTGGGCGGCGGCCCGCTCGCCTTTGTGCACAAAACCCGCGATATCAACCGTCCGAACCACGCCACTTCCAACCGGGTGGTCGGCGACGTGGTCGGCAAGGATTGTGTGCTGGTCGACGATCTGATCGACACCGGCGGCACCATCGTCGGCGCCTGCGACGTCCTCAAGCAGGCCGGCGCCAAGTCGGTGACCGTAGTGGCCACGCACGGCGTGCTCTCCGACCCGGCCGTCGAGCGCCTGAAGAACTGCGGTGCGCGTGAGGTCGTGCTGACCGACACCGTGCCGATCGACGAATCCAAGCGTTGGGACGGGCTGACGGTCCTTTCCATCGCCCCGTTGCTCGCCAGCGCCATCAAGGCCGTCTTCGAGGACGGTTCGGTCGCCAAGCTCTTCGACACCTATCCCGAGCATCACGGCCAGGGCTTCCTCTTCGCTTGA
- a CDS encoding histidine phosphatase family protein codes for MDFSTLFDPNVHVRSLTLVRHGRTSYNATGRVQGTIDIPLDEVGDWQVHQTGKALKELYVDGEKDQARHRLIVASDLGRAMATAHAFADLIGEEVHPDPRVRERHYGDWEGHATREIMEKYPDDFVSWLHGEGGELKHDVEPDKHVGLRASQAIAEWAGKAEPDTDLYVFSHGACIADTVRTLLNADNDTDANSAVFSMRNAHWARLIPIAIAGQLLRWALSDYNHGPAIADTEQWENPQL; via the coding sequence ATGGATTTCAGCACTCTATTCGATCCCAATGTCCACGTCCGTTCATTGACCTTGGTACGGCACGGACGTACCTCCTACAATGCTACCGGACGCGTTCAGGGCACCATTGACATCCCTCTTGACGAAGTAGGCGATTGGCAGGTCCATCAGACCGGAAAGGCATTGAAAGAGCTGTATGTCGACGGTGAGAAGGATCAGGCACGACACCGTCTGATCGTCGCCTCCGACTTGGGCCGGGCCATGGCCACCGCCCACGCTTTCGCCGATCTCATCGGCGAGGAGGTTCACCCGGACCCGCGTGTGCGCGAACGCCATTATGGCGATTGGGAAGGCCATGCGACCCGCGAGATCATGGAAAAGTATCCGGATGATTTCGTCTCGTGGCTCCACGGCGAGGGCGGCGAGCTCAAGCACGATGTCGAACCGGACAAGCATGTTGGTCTTCGAGCCTCGCAGGCCATCGCCGAATGGGCAGGCAAGGCCGAGCCGGATACGGATCTCTACGTCTTTTCGCATGGCGCCTGCATCGCCGACACGGTGCGAACCCTGCTCAACGCAGACAATGACACGGATGCCAATTCGGCGGTCTTCTCGATGCGCAACGCGCACTGGGCCAGGCTCATCCCCATCGCCATCGCCGGTCAGCTGCTGCGCTGGGCGCTTTCCGATTACAACCACGGCCCGGCCATCGCCGATACCGAGCAATGGGAGAATCCTCAGCTCTAA